Proteins from one Amycolatopsis endophytica genomic window:
- the uvrB gene encoding excinuclease ABC subunit UvrB, whose translation MAFATEHPVLAQSEFRPVSEIPRAGGRFEVVSEYQPAGDQPAAIDELSKRLGRGEKDVVLLGATGTGKSATTAWLIEQVQRPTLVMAPNKTLAAQLANELRELFPHNAVEYFVSYYDYYQPEAYVPQTDTYIEKDSSINDDVERLRHSATMNLLSRRDVIVVASVSCIYGLGTPQSYLDRSSKLEVGMEVERDTFLRALVDVQYTRNDLAFSRGTFRVRGDTVEIIPAYEELAVRVEFFGDEIDKLYYLHPLTGEIVRELDEVRIFPATHYVAGPERMEKAIRGIEAELAEQLARLEKQGRLLEAQRLRMRTSYDIEMMRQVGFCSGIENYSRHIDDRAAGSAPATLIDYFPEDFLLVIDESHVTVPQIGGMYEGDASRKRTLVEHGFRLPSALDNRPLTWEEFSDRIGQTVYLSATPGPYELGQTGGEFVEQVIRPTGLIDPEVVVKPTEGQIDDLVHEIRVRAERDERVLVTTLTKKMAEDLTDYLLELGIRVRYLHSEVDTLRRVELLRQLRSGDFDVLVGINLLREGLDLPEVSLVAILDADKEGFLRSGTSLIQTIGRAARNVSGEVHMYADKITDSMRYAIDETNRRREKQVAYNEERGIDPQPLRKKIADILDRVYTEAEDSEQTVPVGGSGRNASRGKKPEQGGRSSGVLVDRDVAGMPRAELADLIQQMTDQMMQAARDLQFELAARLRDEIGELKKELRGMDAAGVK comes from the coding sequence GTGGCTTTCGCAACCGAACACCCCGTGCTCGCCCAGTCCGAGTTCCGGCCCGTCTCCGAGATCCCCAGGGCGGGCGGCCGGTTCGAGGTGGTCAGCGAGTACCAGCCCGCCGGTGACCAGCCGGCGGCCATCGACGAGCTGAGCAAGCGGCTCGGGCGGGGCGAGAAGGACGTCGTGCTGCTGGGCGCCACCGGTACCGGCAAGTCGGCCACCACGGCCTGGCTGATCGAGCAGGTGCAGCGGCCCACGCTGGTGATGGCGCCCAACAAGACGCTGGCCGCCCAGCTGGCCAACGAGCTGCGCGAACTGTTCCCGCACAACGCGGTCGAGTACTTCGTCAGCTACTACGATTATTACCAGCCCGAGGCGTACGTCCCGCAGACCGACACCTACATCGAGAAGGACTCGTCGATCAACGACGACGTGGAGCGGCTGCGCCACTCGGCGACGATGAACCTGCTCTCGCGCCGCGACGTCATCGTGGTCGCGTCGGTGTCCTGCATCTACGGCCTGGGCACGCCGCAGTCCTACCTCGACCGGTCCAGCAAGCTCGAGGTCGGCATGGAGGTCGAGCGCGACACGTTCCTGCGCGCGCTGGTCGACGTCCAGTACACGCGCAACGATCTTGCGTTCTCGCGCGGCACGTTCCGGGTGCGCGGTGACACGGTGGAGATCATCCCGGCGTACGAGGAGCTGGCCGTGCGGGTCGAGTTCTTCGGCGACGAGATCGACAAGCTGTACTACCTGCACCCGCTCACCGGCGAGATCGTGCGCGAGCTCGACGAGGTGCGCATCTTCCCGGCCACCCACTACGTCGCGGGGCCGGAACGCATGGAGAAGGCGATCCGCGGCATCGAGGCGGAGCTGGCCGAGCAGCTGGCGCGGCTGGAGAAGCAGGGCAGGCTGCTGGAGGCCCAGCGGCTGCGCATGCGCACCAGCTACGACATCGAGATGATGCGGCAGGTCGGGTTCTGCTCCGGCATCGAGAACTACTCGCGCCACATCGACGACCGCGCCGCCGGGTCCGCCCCGGCCACCCTGATCGACTACTTCCCGGAGGACTTCCTCCTGGTCATCGACGAGTCGCATGTGACGGTGCCGCAGATCGGCGGCATGTACGAGGGCGACGCCTCCCGCAAACGGACCCTGGTCGAGCACGGGTTCCGGCTGCCCAGCGCGCTGGACAACCGGCCGCTGACCTGGGAGGAGTTCTCCGACCGGATCGGGCAGACGGTGTACCTGTCGGCCACGCCGGGCCCGTACGAGCTGGGCCAGACCGGCGGCGAGTTCGTCGAGCAGGTCATCCGGCCGACCGGTCTGATCGACCCGGAGGTCGTGGTCAAGCCGACCGAGGGGCAGATCGACGATCTGGTGCACGAGATCCGGGTCCGTGCCGAGCGCGACGAGCGGGTCCTGGTGACCACGCTGACGAAGAAGATGGCCGAGGACCTCACCGACTATCTGCTGGAGCTGGGTATCCGGGTGCGGTACCTGCACTCCGAGGTGGACACGCTGCGCCGGGTCGAGCTGCTGCGGCAGCTGCGCTCGGGTGACTTCGACGTGCTGGTCGGCATCAACCTGCTGCGCGAGGGCCTGGACCTGCCGGAGGTGTCGCTGGTGGCGATCCTCGACGCGGACAAGGAAGGCTTCCTGCGCAGCGGCACCTCGCTGATCCAGACGATCGGCCGCGCGGCGCGCAACGTTTCCGGCGAGGTCCACATGTACGCGGACAAGATCACCGACTCGATGCGGTACGCGATCGACGAGACGAACCGCCGCCGCGAGAAGCAGGTGGCCTACAACGAGGAACGAGGCATCGATCCGCAGCCGCTGCGCAAGAAGATCGCCGACATCCTCGACCGCGTCTACACCGAGGCCGAGGACTCGGAGCAGACGGTTCCGGTCGGCGGTTCGGGCCGCAACGCCTCGCGCGGCAAGAAGCCGGAGCAGGGCGGGCGCAGCTCCGGCGTCCTGGTGGACCGCGACGTGGCAGGCATGCCGCGCGCCGAACTGGCCGACCTGATCCAGCAGATGACCGACCAGATGATGCAGGCCGCGCGCGATCTGCAGTTCGAACTGGCGGCCCGCCTGCGCGACGAGATCGGCGAACTGAAGAAGGAACTGCGCGGCATGGACGCCGCCGGCGTGAAGTAG
- a CDS encoding pyridoxamine 5'-phosphate oxidase family protein, producing the protein MALSVDEREQFLAEPHVGALSVAENPDRAPLTVPIWYQYTPGGELWIRTTPGSRKARAIEAAGRFSLMAQRIEPTVRYVSVEGPVTATAPDTPELARKLAEHYLPPGKVDGYLEFERTQLGEHFVISMRPEHWLSADLGAG; encoded by the coding sequence ATGGCACTCTCGGTGGACGAACGCGAACAGTTTCTGGCGGAGCCGCACGTCGGCGCGCTCTCGGTGGCCGAAAATCCGGACCGCGCGCCGTTGACCGTCCCCATCTGGTACCAGTACACGCCCGGCGGTGAGCTGTGGATCCGGACGACCCCCGGTTCCCGCAAGGCTCGTGCGATCGAGGCCGCTGGCCGGTTCAGCCTGATGGCGCAACGGATCGAGCCGACGGTGCGTTACGTATCGGTGGAGGGCCCGGTCACCGCGACCGCGCCGGACACCCCCGAACTGGCACGAAAGCTGGCCGAACACTACCTGCCGCCCGGCAAGGTCGACGGATACCTGGAGTTCGAACGCACCCAGCTCGGCGAACACTTCGTCATCTCGATGCGCCCGGAGCACTGGCTCTCGGCCGACTTGGGTGCAGGCTGA
- the coaE gene encoding dephospho-CoA kinase, translating to MLRVGLSGGIGAGKSTVAARLVEHGAVHVDADVIAREVVEPGTDGLAKVVEAFGADVLGADGGLNRPALAAKAFADEESRRRLNGILHPLIGARTAERMAAVPPDGIVLHDVPLLVEGGYAPNYHLVLIVDAPVETRLRRLTELRGMPEEDARARIRAQATDDQRRAVADVWLDNSGPADAVLAEVDRLWADRLVPFEANVRLRRPRPPMPPRLVPYDVTWPAQAARALARLRLLTAGRASRVDHIGSTSVPGLPAKDVLDLQVTVSTLAQADEFADVLSDAGFVRAAGDWWDDPQGGGDPWPKRFHYGADPGRPVNVHVRSTATPAWRLALLFAAWLRANPAERDTYARVKEDLAEAHGADGSVDGYAEEKQTWVNAAFARAEEWAGRTGWSA from the coding sequence ATGCTGCGGGTGGGGTTGTCCGGAGGAATCGGTGCTGGGAAGTCGACCGTCGCGGCGCGACTCGTCGAACACGGCGCGGTGCACGTCGACGCGGACGTGATCGCCAGGGAGGTCGTGGAACCGGGCACCGACGGACTCGCGAAGGTCGTCGAGGCGTTCGGAGCGGACGTCCTCGGCGCGGACGGCGGCCTGAACCGCCCGGCGCTGGCGGCCAAGGCGTTCGCCGACGAGGAGTCCCGGCGCAGGCTCAATGGCATCCTGCACCCGCTCATCGGCGCGCGGACCGCCGAGCGCATGGCCGCGGTGCCGCCGGACGGGATCGTCCTGCACGACGTGCCATTGCTGGTCGAGGGCGGGTACGCGCCCAACTACCACCTGGTCCTCATCGTCGACGCGCCCGTCGAAACCCGGCTGCGGCGCCTGACCGAGCTGCGCGGGATGCCCGAGGAGGACGCCCGCGCCCGCATCAGGGCGCAGGCCACCGATGACCAGCGCCGCGCGGTCGCCGACGTGTGGCTGGACAACTCCGGCCCCGCCGACGCCGTGCTGGCCGAGGTGGACCGGCTGTGGGCGGACCGGCTGGTGCCGTTCGAGGCGAACGTCCGGCTCCGCCGCCCGCGCCCGCCGATGCCGCCGCGACTGGTGCCCTACGACGTCACCTGGCCCGCCCAGGCCGCCCGCGCGCTGGCCCGGCTGCGGCTGCTGACCGCGGGCCGGGCCTCCCGGGTGGACCACATCGGGTCCACCTCGGTGCCGGGACTGCCCGCGAAGGACGTGCTGGACCTGCAGGTGACGGTGTCGACGCTGGCGCAGGCCGACGAGTTCGCCGACGTCCTGTCCGACGCGGGTTTCGTCCGCGCGGCGGGAGACTGGTGGGACGATCCGCAGGGCGGGGGCGACCCGTGGCCCAAGCGGTTCCACTACGGGGCCGATCCCGGGCGGCCGGTCAACGTGCATGTTCGCAGCACGGCCACCCCCGCGTGGCGGCTGGCCCTGTTGTTCGCCGCGTGGCTGCGGGCGAACCCCGCGGAGCGCGACACCTACGCCCGGGTGAAGGAGGATCTGGCGGAGGCGCACGGCGCCGACGGTTCGGTGGACGGTTACGCCGAGGAGAAGCAGACCTGGGTCAACGCGGCGTTCGCGAGGGCGGAGGAGTGGGCAGGCCGCACCGGCTGGTCGGCCTGA
- a CDS encoding PucR family transcriptional regulator: MAEADAIQGVARVAAALATRATELTGELVQLYARELPHLVNDDESVVSLLSASVYQNVDTALRIFQHGIDPHRVEAPVAALEYARRLAQRGTPVVDLIRAYYLGQTALLDYSLQEAVKLEPDPMLLGGMMGHALTGAFAFIDRVTQQVVSAYQEERDRWLVNRSAVRAARVRSLLAGEITDTSETSLGYRLRGTHLAMIVWQAPDPGAGHVLGGLEAVANELAAGLPSSGGPLFVPNDEVCAWVWFPLETPAMPDEEHVRKVLGKAGSGIRLAFGDPGEGLDGFRASHRQAQRVYNLAFAAGEHCDRVLTFRDVGAMALMAGDMAAARGWVADTLGDLATDDEQHARLRDTLRVFLATGGSYTAAAGRLTMHKNSVQYRVRKAEEMLGRPVSENRLDVELALRLCHRLGGAVLATP, encoded by the coding sequence GTGGCGGAGGCAGACGCGATCCAAGGAGTGGCGCGGGTGGCCGCCGCGCTGGCGACCAGGGCCACCGAACTGACCGGCGAACTGGTGCAGTTGTACGCGCGCGAGCTGCCCCACCTGGTCAACGACGACGAGAGCGTGGTCAGCCTGCTGTCCGCGAGCGTCTACCAAAACGTCGACACCGCGCTGCGCATCTTCCAGCACGGCATCGATCCGCACCGGGTCGAGGCCCCGGTCGCGGCGCTGGAGTACGCCCGCAGGCTCGCGCAGCGCGGCACCCCGGTCGTCGATCTGATCCGCGCCTACTACCTCGGCCAGACCGCGCTCCTCGATTATTCCCTGCAGGAAGCGGTGAAGCTCGAGCCCGATCCGATGCTGCTCGGCGGCATGATGGGCCACGCGCTGACCGGTGCGTTCGCGTTCATCGACCGCGTCACGCAGCAGGTCGTGTCCGCCTACCAGGAGGAACGCGACCGCTGGCTGGTCAACCGCAGCGCGGTGCGCGCCGCCAGGGTGCGGTCGCTGCTCGCCGGCGAGATCACCGACACCAGCGAGACCAGTCTCGGCTACCGCCTGCGCGGCACCCACCTCGCGATGATCGTGTGGCAGGCGCCGGATCCCGGCGCCGGTCACGTCCTCGGCGGGCTGGAGGCGGTCGCGAACGAGCTCGCCGCGGGCCTGCCCAGCTCCGGCGGCCCGTTGTTCGTGCCGAACGACGAGGTGTGCGCGTGGGTCTGGTTCCCGCTGGAGACGCCCGCGATGCCGGACGAGGAGCATGTGCGCAAGGTGCTCGGCAAGGCCGGTTCGGGCATCCGCCTCGCGTTCGGCGATCCGGGGGAGGGGCTGGACGGGTTCCGCGCCAGCCACCGGCAGGCGCAGCGCGTGTACAACCTGGCCTTCGCCGCGGGCGAGCACTGCGACCGGGTCCTGACCTTCCGCGACGTCGGGGCGATGGCGCTGATGGCCGGCGATATGGCCGCCGCGCGCGGCTGGGTCGCCGACACCCTGGGCGACCTCGCCACCGACGACGAGCAGCACGCCCGTCTGCGTGACACGTTGCGCGTGTTCCTGGCGACGGGCGGCAGCTACACGGCGGCGGCCGGGCGGTTGACGATGCACAAGAACTCCGTGCAGTACCGGGTCCGCAAGGCGGAGGAGATGCTGGGGCGGCCGGTGTCGGAGAACCGCCTCGACGTCGAACTGGCGCTGCGCCTGTGCCACCGCCTCGGCGGCGCGGTGCTGGCCACGCCGTAG
- a CDS encoding sensor histidine kinase, translating to MEPVNRRAWSSSLDFAVGPGGPLPEQWNRWVDHRLPYVLLAVALLLSRRADVLPLAGVTLAWLLAKDVVVPPRWRSHGITLAVWFAGTLTLASMLMYRDTVLLVFMISCFFSALKLKPAPLGVLGLAATSVMINTIGSGGPGQALSEDPELWLTVIAVQTTAICGGAMMARTISEQNEARRAALAELETALRENAGLHRQLLAQAREAGMLEERQRLSVEIHDTLAQGFTGIITQLEAAEGAERDPAEWRRRLATATALARENLTEARRSVHALRPGPLEEAGLPEALNAVAGRWAQRSSVAVEFTATGTPRPMHPEIEATLLRITQEALSNVARHARARRVGLTLSYMEDLVTLDVRDDGSGFDPARRGDGFGLTGMLHRVQRLAGTLAIESEPGAGTAISASLPAIGAAT from the coding sequence ATGGAGCCCGTGAACCGTCGCGCCTGGTCCTCGTCGCTCGACTTCGCCGTCGGGCCCGGCGGGCCGCTGCCGGAGCAGTGGAACCGCTGGGTCGACCATCGCCTGCCCTACGTGCTGCTGGCCGTGGCACTGCTGCTCAGCCGCCGGGCCGATGTCCTGCCACTGGCCGGTGTCACCCTGGCCTGGTTGCTGGCGAAGGACGTCGTGGTGCCCCCGCGGTGGCGCTCGCACGGGATCACGCTGGCGGTCTGGTTCGCCGGGACGCTGACGCTGGCGTCGATGCTGATGTACCGGGACACGGTCCTCCTGGTGTTCATGATCAGCTGCTTCTTCAGCGCCCTGAAGCTGAAGCCGGCCCCGCTCGGGGTCCTGGGGCTGGCCGCCACATCCGTGATGATCAACACGATCGGTTCGGGAGGACCGGGGCAGGCGCTGAGCGAGGACCCGGAGCTGTGGCTGACCGTCATCGCCGTGCAGACCACGGCGATCTGCGGTGGCGCCATGATGGCGCGCACGATCAGTGAACAGAACGAGGCACGGCGGGCGGCACTGGCCGAACTGGAGACGGCGTTGCGCGAGAACGCGGGCCTGCACCGGCAACTGCTCGCGCAGGCGCGGGAGGCCGGGATGCTGGAGGAACGGCAGCGGCTCAGCGTGGAGATCCACGACACGCTCGCGCAGGGGTTCACCGGGATCATCACGCAGCTCGAAGCCGCCGAAGGAGCCGAGCGCGATCCGGCGGAGTGGCGGCGACGCCTGGCCACGGCCACCGCCCTGGCGAGGGAGAACCTCACCGAGGCACGCCGGTCGGTGCACGCGCTGCGGCCCGGTCCGCTGGAGGAGGCCGGGCTGCCGGAGGCACTGAACGCGGTGGCCGGCCGATGGGCCCAGCGGTCCTCGGTGGCGGTCGAGTTCACCGCGACCGGCACGCCGCGGCCGATGCACCCGGAGATCGAGGCAACGCTGCTGCGCATCACCCAGGAAGCACTGTCCAATGTGGCCCGGCACGCTCGCGCGCGCCGGGTCGGCCTGACACTGTCCTACATGGAGGATCTGGTGACACTCGACGTGCGGGACGACGGGTCCGGCTTCGATCCGGCGCGGCGCGGTGACGGGTTCGGGCTCACCGGGATGCTGCACCGGGTGCAGCGGCTGGCCGGGACGCTGGCGATCGAGTCGGAACCCGGTGCGGGCACGGCGATCTCGGCGAGTCTGCCCGCGATCGGTGCGGCCACGTGA
- a CDS encoding response regulator, which translates to MITLVIADDHPVVRDGLRGIFTTEHGFEVLGEAGDGAEAVAVAERVTPDVVLMDLRMPGTDGVHAIRELARRGNRARVLVLTTYDTDSDVLPAIEAGATGYLLKDAPREELFRAVRAASRGEAVLSPAVASRLMGQMRAPAREELSRREIEVLTLIARGGTNKDAAARLFISEATVKTHLLHAYAKLGVKDRAAAVATALRQGLIDFGES; encoded by the coding sequence GTGATCACCCTCGTCATCGCCGACGACCACCCAGTGGTGCGGGACGGCCTGCGCGGGATCTTCACCACCGAGCACGGGTTCGAGGTGCTCGGCGAAGCCGGTGACGGCGCGGAGGCGGTGGCGGTCGCCGAACGCGTGACGCCGGACGTCGTGCTGATGGACCTGCGCATGCCGGGCACCGACGGGGTGCACGCGATCCGCGAGCTGGCGCGGCGTGGCAACCGGGCGCGGGTGCTCGTGCTGACGACGTACGACACCGACTCGGACGTGCTGCCCGCGATCGAGGCCGGAGCCACCGGCTACCTGCTCAAGGACGCACCCCGCGAGGAACTGTTCCGCGCGGTGCGGGCGGCTTCGCGCGGCGAGGCGGTGCTCTCCCCCGCGGTGGCGAGCAGGCTGATGGGGCAGATGCGCGCACCGGCACGGGAGGAGCTGAGCCGTCGCGAAATCGAGGTGCTGACGCTGATCGCTCGCGGCGGCACGAACAAGGACGCGGCCGCCAGACTGTTCATCAGCGAGGCGACGGTGAAGACGCACCTGCTGCACGCCTACGCCAAGCTCGGGGTCAAGGACCGGGCGGCCGCGGTGGCCACCGCGTTGCGGCAGGGGCTGATCGATTTCGGCGAGAGCTGA
- a CDS encoding S1 family peptidase, producing MKRSPLVKSFGLTALAVGSVLAASVNVAGAAAASPLVGAMQRDLGLTAEQAGTRMAEEAAAASIAPAAQAAAGSAFGGAWYDAASGKLVVGVTDAAQAAAVEATGADTALVAHTQSALDATKTAIDTLAGPAAPRQVTGWYVDEQANSVVVTVLPGAQAADVQGFLGQARAAGPVQVEEVTSAPRLFAGDVVGGDAYYINDAARCSVGFSVEGGFVSAGHCGNAGDSVTAPDGSAMGSFEGSSFPGNDYSHVTTNSSWTPSPTVDGYGNGDVTVTGHTAAAVGSSVCRSGSTTGWHCGTIQATNQTVNYAEGTVSGLTKTNACAEPGDSGGSWVSGSQAQGVTSGGSGDCTSGGTTYFQPVNEILSAYGLTLVTG from the coding sequence ATGAAGCGATCACCCCTCGTCAAGTCGTTCGGCCTCACCGCACTCGCCGTCGGTTCCGTCCTCGCCGCCTCCGTGAACGTCGCCGGCGCGGCGGCTGCCTCGCCCCTGGTCGGCGCGATGCAGCGCGACCTCGGGCTGACCGCCGAGCAGGCCGGCACCCGGATGGCCGAGGAGGCCGCGGCCGCGAGCATCGCCCCGGCCGCGCAGGCCGCCGCCGGCTCCGCCTTCGGTGGTGCCTGGTACGACGCCGCGTCGGGCAAGTTGGTCGTCGGCGTCACCGACGCCGCCCAGGCCGCCGCGGTCGAGGCCACCGGCGCGGACACCGCGCTGGTCGCCCACACCCAGTCGGCGCTGGACGCGACCAAGACCGCCATCGACACGCTCGCCGGCCCGGCCGCGCCGCGCCAGGTCACCGGCTGGTACGTCGACGAGCAGGCCAACAGCGTCGTGGTGACGGTGCTGCCGGGCGCGCAGGCCGCCGACGTGCAGGGCTTCCTCGGCCAGGCCCGCGCGGCGGGACCGGTGCAGGTCGAAGAGGTCACCAGCGCGCCGCGGCTGTTCGCGGGCGACGTGGTCGGCGGGGACGCCTACTACATCAACGACGCCGCGCGCTGCTCCGTCGGCTTCTCGGTCGAGGGCGGGTTCGTCTCGGCGGGGCACTGCGGCAACGCGGGCGACTCGGTCACCGCGCCGGACGGCTCGGCCATGGGCTCCTTCGAGGGGTCTTCCTTCCCCGGCAACGACTACAGCCACGTGACCACCAACTCGTCCTGGACGCCGTCGCCCACTGTGGACGGTTACGGCAACGGGGACGTGACGGTCACCGGGCACACCGCCGCCGCGGTCGGTTCGTCGGTCTGCCGCTCGGGTTCGACGACGGGCTGGCACTGCGGCACGATCCAGGCCACCAACCAGACCGTCAACTACGCCGAGGGCACCGTGTCCGGCCTGACCAAGACCAACGCGTGCGCCGAGCCGGGTGACTCGGGTGGCTCGTGGGTCAGCGGCAGCCAGGCGCAGGGCGTCACCTCGGGTGGTTCCGGTGACTGCACCAGCGGCGGGACGACCTACTTCCAGCCGGTCAACGAGATCCTGTCGGCCTACGGCCTGACGCTGGTCACCGGCTGA
- a CDS encoding DUF402 domain-containing protein, giving the protein MTAHAEAIHPPKTETFDVTNRTNTDPKGIAREVEEYRVEPFGLYLARPAPGRAQFHYLESWLLPGLGLRLTDFWFRPGHERDQDFYLDVVSVERDGGTWRTTDWYLDLVVREGERVEVVDTDELLAAAAAGLLAPAEAERALEITYATVEGLAAHGYRVDRWLSTHDIHLTWRRR; this is encoded by the coding sequence ATGACCGCGCACGCCGAGGCCATCCATCCCCCCAAGACCGAGACCTTCGACGTGACCAACCGGACGAACACCGATCCGAAGGGCATCGCCCGGGAGGTGGAGGAGTACCGGGTCGAGCCGTTCGGCCTGTACCTCGCCCGTCCGGCACCGGGGCGGGCCCAGTTCCACTACCTCGAATCGTGGCTGCTGCCCGGACTCGGTCTGCGGCTGACCGACTTCTGGTTCCGGCCCGGTCACGAGCGTGACCAGGACTTCTACCTCGACGTGGTGTCGGTCGAGCGGGACGGCGGCACCTGGCGGACCACCGACTGGTACCTGGACCTGGTGGTGCGCGAGGGCGAGCGGGTGGAGGTGGTCGACACCGACGAGCTGCTCGCCGCGGCCGCCGCCGGCCTGCTCGCCCCTGCCGAGGCCGAGCGCGCGCTGGAGATCACCTACGCCACCGTCGAGGGGCTCGCGGCACACGGTTACCGCGTCGACCGGTGGCTGTCCACACACGACATTCACCTGACCTGGCGTCGCCGCTGA
- a CDS encoding ABC transporter ATP-binding protein yields MGIIEVHHLSKRYGEKVAVEDVSFTVERGEIFGILGPNGAGKTTTAECLEGLRRPDGGTIRVLGLDPRHETAQLRRRLGVQLQETQLPDRLRVGEALDLYASFYDDPAEPDALLEELGLTGVRGTQYRKLSGGQKQRVSIALALIGGPEVAVLDELTTGLDPQARRDTWEVIEGIRARGVTILLVTHFMEEAERLCDRIAVIDAGRVVATDTPAGLVARVSDEQRVRFRPSRPVADEVFTALPEVRQVDRHGERIVVTGDGGVLQAVTSVLARNGIVAGELRVEQAGLDDAFVALTGRKIDQGA; encoded by the coding sequence ATGGGGATCATCGAGGTGCACCACCTCAGCAAACGTTACGGCGAGAAGGTGGCGGTGGAGGACGTGTCCTTCACCGTCGAACGGGGCGAGATCTTCGGGATCCTGGGCCCGAACGGCGCCGGCAAGACCACGACGGCCGAATGCCTGGAGGGGCTGCGGCGGCCGGACGGCGGCACGATCCGCGTGCTGGGGCTCGACCCCCGGCACGAGACCGCACAGCTGCGCCGCCGCCTGGGCGTGCAGCTGCAGGAAACGCAGCTGCCGGACCGGCTGCGCGTCGGCGAGGCGCTCGATCTGTACGCGTCGTTCTACGACGACCCGGCCGAGCCGGACGCGCTGCTGGAGGAGCTGGGACTGACCGGGGTGCGGGGCACGCAATACCGGAAGCTGTCCGGCGGCCAGAAGCAGCGGGTCTCGATCGCGCTCGCGCTGATCGGCGGTCCCGAGGTCGCGGTGCTCGACGAGCTGACCACCGGTCTCGACCCGCAGGCGCGCCGCGACACGTGGGAGGTCATCGAGGGCATCCGCGCCCGTGGCGTGACCATCCTGCTCGTCACGCACTTCATGGAGGAGGCGGAACGGCTGTGTGACCGGATCGCGGTGATCGACGCCGGCCGGGTCGTCGCGACGGACACCCCGGCCGGCCTGGTCGCGCGGGTGAGCGACGAGCAGCGCGTCCGGTTCCGGCCGTCGCGCCCGGTCGCCGACGAGGTGTTCACGGCGCTGCCGGAGGTGCGGCAGGTGGACCGGCACGGCGAACGGATCGTCGTCACCGGTGACGGCGGCGTGCTGCAGGCCGTCACGTCGGTGCTCGCCCGCAACGGGATCGTCGCGGGCGAGCTGCGGGTGGAACAGGCCGGGCTGGACGACGCGTTCGTCGCGCTCACCGGCCGCAAGATCGACCAGGGGGCATGA
- a CDS encoding ABC transporter permease: MMLTRLTAVEAKLFLRDPGAPITVIGVPVALLLVFGLMPDNGRPSDDFGGQAPLPGFIAPLAVAILIAMLALTLFPAAMASHREKGVLRRLAASPVPPSRLLAAQLLVNLGAALVVVLLIVVGGRLALGLALPANPGGFLLTLVLGTLALFSVGLLVAALASTGRAASGIGTAVFFPMLALGGVWVPKEQLPGVLRGLADVLPLGATFNALRSSWTGTFPAPLQLITLAVFALVCGVVAARVFRWE, translated from the coding sequence ATGATGCTGACCCGGCTCACCGCCGTCGAGGCGAAACTGTTCCTGCGCGATCCGGGCGCGCCGATCACCGTGATCGGGGTCCCGGTCGCGCTGCTGCTGGTGTTCGGCCTGATGCCGGACAACGGCCGGCCGAGCGACGACTTCGGCGGGCAGGCGCCGCTGCCCGGGTTCATCGCACCGCTGGCGGTCGCGATCCTGATCGCGATGCTGGCACTGACGTTGTTCCCGGCCGCGATGGCATCCCACCGCGAGAAAGGAGTGCTGCGGCGGCTCGCGGCGAGCCCGGTGCCGCCGTCCCGCCTGCTGGCGGCGCAGCTGCTGGTCAACCTGGGCGCCGCGCTCGTCGTGGTGCTGCTGATCGTCGTGGGCGGGCGGCTCGCGCTCGGACTCGCGCTGCCCGCGAACCCGGGTGGCTTCCTGCTCACGCTCGTGCTGGGCACGCTCGCGCTGTTCAGCGTCGGGCTGCTGGTCGCCGCGCTGGCCAGCACTGGCAGGGCGGCGAGCGGGATCGGCACCGCCGTGTTCTTCCCGATGCTGGCGCTGGGCGGGGTGTGGGTGCCCAAGGAACAACTGCCGGGGGTCCTGCGGGGACTGGCCGACGTGCTGCCGCTCGGCGCGACCTTCAACGCGTTGCGCTCCAGCTGGACAGGCACGTTCCCGGCACCGCTCCAGCTGATCACGCTGGCGGTGTTCGCGCTGGTCTGCGGCGTGGTGGCGGCCCGGGTGTTCCGGTGGGAGTGA